A window of Ananas comosus cultivar F153 linkage group 4, ASM154086v1, whole genome shotgun sequence contains these coding sequences:
- the LOC109709563 gene encoding ubiquinol-cytochrome c reductase complex 6.7 kDa protein, which yields MAPPATSSGLFTFLKPRLRPQSTDVAAAATWGVAATASALWLIQPFDWLKKTFFEKPEPEA from the exons ATGGCGCCCCCCGCGACGAGCTCGGGCCTCTTCACCTTCCTCAAGCCGCGCCTCCGCCCCCAGTCGaccgacgtcgccgccgccgccacctggGGCGTCGCCGCCACCGCATCCGCCCTCTGGCTCATCCAG CCTTTCGATTGGTTGAAGAAGACTTTCTTTGAAAAACCAGAACCTGAGGCATGA
- the LOC109709389 gene encoding non-specific lipid-transfer protein 1-like — protein sequence MITPTHKPFISPSNTLQINQSHNHMAAAAAAASRRASLAASFLLLLLLAAPLRGAEAITCADVISYVGPCVTYITGGEISQACCSGAKELRDVASTTAVRRQICSCLKSEASSYSGLTVDAFDKIVAQCGVSLPYKIGADPNCSVLN from the exons ATGATCACACCCACACACAAGCCATTCATCTCACCATCAAACACCTTACAAATCAATCAATCACACAACCAcatggccgccgccgccgccgccgcctcccgccgcgcCTCGCTCGCCGCGTCattccttctcctcctgctcCTCGCGGCGCCGCTCCGCGGGGCCGAGGCGATCACATGCGCCGACGTGATCAGCTACGTCGGGCCCTGCGTGACCTACATCACCGGCGGCGAGATATCGCAGGCGTGCTGCAGCGGCGCCAAGGAGCTGCGCGACGTGGCATCAACCACGGCGGTGCGCCGCCAGATCTGCTCGTGCCTGAAAAGCGAGGCGTCCTCCTACTCGGGGCTGACCGTCGACGCCTTCGACAAGATCGTGGCGCAGTGCGGGGTCAGCCTCCCCTACAAGATTGGCGCTGACCCTAACTGCTCAGT ATTGAACTGA